taattatgttcaaaattcttatctaattaaataaTCTAATATCCTCTGTCTaatgattttctatttcttttttctcccttttgaatgattttcacatcttctctatactcctcatataatatatttcatcttttatattaatttgatttaaaaataaatattatcattttcatacctaacatttttagctaattaaatcataggttctatttcttttttggatgaaaagatataagggcaaatttatcaaatttaacttattaagcattcagttataaatatttattaaacagtataaataggtttaacattaaaattcagacattcatatatttcttttcagtacttaaaattcagcaaattaattgtttcagtattcagatttcaaaattcaaaattcagaATTCTACAAAACCTTAAATTGTACCTTTAATATAATACAAGCTAGTCTAAGAGCAGTACCTTTAATACACTTTAAACTAGTCTTAGAGTACCATTAATATTATAAATTAGTGTCAGAATACGTGCCTTGAACGTTGTATGTTTTCGTTTTTCgagactttttttttattattgtaacatagtttttatttgtattttttttttttaaaaaaaacctaCTCGGCTGAATGAAAAATTATCTATCTCTTTATACATCTAtttagttttatgttttggcctaGGTAAAGGGCACTTTTTTCTTATGTTtgcttctaatttttttttagtctaCGTTTGATACTTCATTTTGGTATTACTCAAGGACCATGCAAGAGgtaaattgaacctcttgaatCACTACCTTTAATACAAATTACTCAAATATTACTGGGAGTTAAAATCACAAGACTTGGGTAAATACTCAAACTggactttttttattttgcagTTCTTTTTTACCAAGcaagttcttttttattttgcagTTCATGATCTCATCTTTTTGCAGTCAACTCTgttcatcttgttttggctTTGTTCACAGGGGTGCTGTGGAAGAGtgtttttggttgatttcaTTACAAACCGGAAGAAATTTTTGTTTACTCCATCACATCACATGGGATTTCTTCTTTTACCTCTACTCTATAAACCTCACGTGGTACTAGAGGAATATATATCACTCTTTGCCTTGGAAAAATTCAAAGCTCAAACAACTTTTTTGCCAGACGAATAACACAACTAAAATGAAAAACACAATTTCGAAGCTTTGAAGTTCACCAACTCAATGAATGAACTGAAATCATCTAACAGCCAATCAAGCATATCCTTTGATTTACTGGTCCCTGAAGAAGAACTCAAGTAACATGtaatctgcaaaaaaaaaaaaggaaaaaggacaaCCACAGCTCAAATCACATGGTTTATCTGACCATAAAATCAGCAGAAAATCATACTCTAGCATAAACATAGATCTGAATATAGAAAGGCAGAGATGATAAGATAACTGAAAGGTTTTACCATTGCAGAATATATGCAGAGCAACCTGAGATCTAAAAGAACAAGTTTGGGAAAGGGAGGGAACCCAAGAAATCACCGGCATGGGAGGCCTGGGAAAGGATATCATCTCCAACCTTCAAAATTTCTTTAACGCTTTTTTTTTGCCCAAGGCAAAAAAAAGTTAATTCAAGAAAACGGTTTTTTCAAGCGTATCCTTTCCAAGACCCCCACGCCAGCAATTTCTTGCAGAGATCCATCTGCCTTTCCCTCTTCGTCCTATCTTTCGACCATTGAACATATGTGAAGGGCATGAAGGGAACTGGAGAAACCACAGGAAGAGACCATTGGGCTCGGGGGGGTTTGGTAACAGCCAATCTGTGCTATGAGTATTGCCTCCAAGGTTTAATATATAGCTGTAGCAGTTACCAATCCACCGACCCCCAAAAGCTTTTCCTCCACTTCCATCCTATCCAGTTCTTTCTAGATCTAGAGTGTGGTATACTTGGCTTTTTAGTACTGATTCGGATTGTAAGAAAGAAATGGTGGCTGAAGTTTGTTTGGTGCGGTCCTGGAGTAGGGTGGTCCAAAACCTACTCGGAAGTCTGGTACCAAATAAAAGAACAAAGGAGTCTAAAATAGCCGCCCACCGAGaagaattttttagaaaaatgaaaattaagaaATATAATAATCGTATTGACATCGTATGGATCACGGGTATGGTTTTGGATCTCAAAAATCTTGTACTGCTCATGTTAGACGTTTCTAGTTGGATGAAAAGAACGCTCCTAAATAAATAAGGCCTCTCCTTACAATTCAACAACAACAGTGAAGAAATTATACAGTTCCATTCAAACTCATCAGTGTCAAAAGGGATTCAAATGATTTTCTGAAGAAGCTGCGGTATAACGTCTCAACAGGGTCACAGCCATACCCTTTTTTGGCTGTGAATTACTGAATTTATTAGTTTTAGAGTGTGGTCTAATAACATTTAATACTTTTAACAAGCTGTGGTAAAACATCTGAGCACAGTGAACCCATATAATGAATGGACTTCCTGTTCGTTTGAGAGGCCAAAAAAATGCTATTGGTGTGATGAGAAAAGTTTCTTTGAGAGCCTctatttctttcaattgggCTCAACGAAGTGCTCATATTTTCCAGCACCAATCAAAAGCCCACCAGCGAATCAAGAATGCTGTCAAGCGGAGGTTAGCATACTCCACTTTTGCTCTTGCTCAAGTCAAGTACAGAGATGTTCTTGACCCTTGGGAGATGCATTCATCTTGATTATtgctacattttttttaatggatAATATATAGTTCTCTTCTCTACATAGGCAAGCTTTTTAAATCCAACATTATATATACTTTTTGGCctgttttacttgttttatacTACTGAAATTCTTACCTCTCCTATCCTCCAGTTGTTTTAGACATCATTAGAAACAAACATCTACTTCGTAATTTTTTCCCCTCTTATTAATGCAGCTTGCCTTCCCCCAAAAAATGTCGTGATTTTCTACTGGCTTTCAAGATAGCCATCCAGAAAGAGACCCCTGATTTTTGTAAGAAAGTGGAGTCAAATGCATGTCAAAAGTACATATAACTTGTTTTGCTTTGTGACGGGTAATACAAGCGAAAATCAACCTTTCAGCGTTTTATTCGCTGGTTTCATTAGCCGGCCAGTCTCAATTTAATACTCCGCATTGGATTCTCTGCTTGAGTATCAATTGCAAGTTGCAAAGAAAAGTGAATCTTCTCTTTAGCTTCTGAGTAAGAACCGCAAGTCGGATCGATGCTCAGGGCAAACTCTTTTCCTTATCTTGATTTAGGACTCtcatatttaattatttatcttaaataatttgtattTTCAACCTCAGAAAACCTCCCAACATATATCACTTTGCTTCCCTAAAAGGGGGAAGatgaaaaaagggaaagaacCAAAGAGAAACTGGAGAACAAAATAATTTTGGCCTTCATGATATCATGCCAATTGGACTGGACTCAGTTCTCTGAACCGGAGCTAACTATTGATCTTAGGTGAGAATCGAAAACAAATTCTGTCAACATGATTTTGGATAAATTCTTTCTCATCTCCGCTAATCTTCACATTTGGTACAGAGAGTATTTTCTCCCTTCTGCCTATCCAAACTCGAAGGTCGAAGGCGTTTTGCGAGACAACAAAACAGCATTAAAAtaaattggaaaactttgaaGCCGAATTTTTCACTCAATTAACCAAACATATGCCTAACTCAAAATCGTTCACCAACTCAATATTTAACATGAAAAATCTGACGGCTAATCAAGCATCATTTGATTTACGGGTCCCCCAAGCAAAACGTAGAAGCGTATAATCTGCAAACATTAAGATAACTAAACCCCAAATCCAATGGTTTACCTGACCAGAAAATCAGcagaaaatcaattttttttgtaagtaaTCAGCAGAAAATCATAACCTAGCACAAACATAAATCTCAATATAAATAGTCAGACGTTAAGATAACTGAAAGATTTTACCATATCTGCAGACCAGTCTGAGATCTAAAAGAACAAGGCTGGGAAAGGCAGGGATCCCAAGAAATCATCGGTATGGGTGGATTGGGAAAGGATACAATCTTCAACccctcaaaatttttttgactttctttttttctttctaagcAAAGGGTTTTTGACTTTTTTCATGCATATCCTCTCCCACACACCCACACCAACAATTTCTTGCAAAAATCCATCTGCCTTTCCCTCTTCGTCCCATCTTTCGACCAGTTCACATATGTAAAGGGTATGAAGGGAATCGGAGAAACCTCAGGAAGGCCATTGGACTCGGTGGGCTTGGTAACACAGCCAATCTGTGATACCAGTTTTGTCTCCGAAGTTTAACAGACAGCAGCAGCTGTTGCCAACCCACAGATTTCCAAAAGCTTTCCCTAGCTATTCCTCCATTTCCATCCTATCCTATCCTTTCCTTTAATTTCTTTCTAGATCTAAAGTGGTATCCTTTGGCTTTTTGGTACTGATTCTGATCGTGAGAAATGGCGGCTGAAGTTTATTGGTGAGGTCTTGGAGTAGTGGAGTGGAAAACCTACTGAGAGAGTCTGGTATTCTTCACACCATACAAATATAAATAAGAGGTCTGAATTAGCCCATTGGGTAGGAATcttaacaattttgaaagtgtcTATAGTCTTGCAGTGTACCATTCATAATCATCATAGCCAAAGCAGGCCCAAAGTTCCCCCAGCCTTAAAGCATACCTTGGGCTATTGGGGTGAATAAACCATTCTATAGTAGCCAGCCTACAAAGCTGCCCAAGTTCTGCAGCGGATACTCCTCAAAATTAGATTGGAGCGTTACTACACTCTTCTTTGTTTCCTTAAACCAGGGGAAAATGTTGAAAAGCCCAACTACCTTTAAACTATTTTTGGCAAGCGGCCTGTCCTTTCTTAACCTTCTATCAAATTCTGCTAATTCTGATCATCTTCAAAGTGACGTATCTAAAAGTTTCTTCCAAAAACATATAACGAAATCGAATACTTAGCCTGATAGTTGATACAAGAGAGGCAGAATGCATCTTAAAGGCTTTCATTTTTAAACTAtctattttgtgattttgggtTTTCTGTGTCTGCAGTAAAAGCAATGCATCACCTTAGTTACTAATAGTATCAGATCAGACACCGAGTCATTGAGCAATTCCTCTGTAACTTCACGAGTTCTCTAGTCATCACTCCTAATATTGTAAAACAGTGATAAAACGAGGTCCGTCACTAAAGTAAGCTCACATCTGGTTTACACCCTAtccagaaaatgaagaagaacaaAACCAACGTAGAATGTCAAATATTTGCAATTTCAAGGAAATGCTTACATAGTTACATTATCACAATCCAAAAAGATCTCTATCATTTGCTTCTTATTGCTCCTTCGTTTCATGAACTAAAAACAACCACGTAAACAGTGCACACTAACTCATCAAAGGTGCACTGCCGAGAAATGTTACCTTTAATCTCCTTGACTACGGATcatacagttttttttttaatcaagcAGTTAGTATTATCACATCAGTGGACCTTAGCCTTATTGCCTATTAATCTTTTGCTTACTTTGAAGAACAAAAACACCGTTGCATACCAGCCAAGACTTCTGCAGTTGTCTAACATCATTGAGGGGAGTAATAATCATGGACCTAACGATTGAGTGGCTTTAGAGGCCTGATGTTCATGGACCTGATGAGCTTCTCCTCATCAGTGAGGGTGTGGCGGAAGTGGCATCGGTGTCCATAAGGGCAGTGATCACCGCTCAACACCATGCGGCATACCTCAGTCTTGTACCTTGGGTGGCGAAGTACAGGGCGCAGCTCCTTAATTCCATGAGCAAATTGGCAGTTCTCTCCATAGGGACATTCCCCGGTCTCTTGCCATTTGTTACACAACTCGGTTTTGAACATTCCCTGATTGTAGACCTCCAGCTCAACAGTTTGCTTCTCCTTTTCGCTTCCTGGAACGTACACCCTTTGCTGCACTCACACCATCAAACACGTTAGCTAACAATCATACGATCAGGGCATTGGCTAGAACTGGATGATGCTCAGCAAAAACACCAGACATTTCCTAGAGTCCTTCGTTTTGCTTTTAGTATAAAATATATTCCATGCAACAAACTTGGCAATCCCCAGTTTCATAAACAAAGTAGTGGGAAAgcataaacaaaataaatctCAAATGGAAATTAGCATTTGATGAATTCTAAAGAAAATAAACCTGGAAAAGAGATTCACCTTTGTATTGCGATAACAATTCACTTAACTGATCAAAACAACACTCAGTAAGTTTTCATGTCTCTTAGTGAAATCTAAACAGCTTCATCAAAATAATGAATTAACACATCGAGAAGTCAGGCCAAATGGTTTACAGATGCCCTCAATAAGACAATCAATGTCACCTAATATTAGAATATAGTATAAAAATTTCCTGAATTGAGGCAGTGTTAAGCACTTAAGCTTTAGTTCTGTAGACCTATTAACACAACCCTGTCAACATATCGACCACTATGATCACAGTGGACTTTCTGGTTTAACGAAAACAGAATCAGGGACAACTAATTAATGTACTACTGTACCCCAAATCCCAATTTAGCCAATAGAAATGTTTCAACAATTAACAAATTTACTTCTTTATAGCTGTATTTTTTATGGGATCCAGTTACCTTATATATCTGCCCTTCGCTGCTTCCACCAGTTTGAACAGTCTTCAATTTCCTATCAGACCGAACAGAGATACTTTTTGGCAAGGAAACCCGATTCACTTCAtcattctcacttccttcagcCAGATCCGTATCCACCATAGTGTCCTGACTGGTATTCTCCCCAGCACCCTCCACACCATCTCCCCTGTTTCTCCTGTCTTCGTTAACCCCGTCCCCCAAACTCATCTTGTCCAATCCATGCAACACTGAACTCATATCAGAACCCGGACCAAGCCCCAGACCCGACAACTCAACAGACGCAGCATACTCCGAAGTTGCTCTCAGCAATAAGCTCAGTCGATTCGTCAACTCGGCATTGATCATTTTTAGACTGATATTCTCTTGGCGCAACGCTTGTGCTTCCTTGGCGGTCTCTTCCATGTAAGAAAGCACCGTGTACTGGCGGTCTATGAGTTCCTGATGGTGGTGCAGGTCCGTTAACATGTCAGAGTGACGCAACCGTGACATCATCATCCTAATTTCCAGTTCCGACAGCCGGTAAGGGGCCAAGCCTATGTCACCGGGGTAAGTTATGAATGGTAACGGTGGCGACGCTGGTGGTAGCGGAATGTTGTTGAAGCTCACGTCATTCCTCGCTGTTCTGCCACCTCTTTGCCCAGTTTTTGAGATTTCTTTCTCCATTTCCATGATTTCTCAACAGATTTCTATGAAATTTAGCTGCagcaattttaaaaaaatgaattttcttggAAACTAAGTAATATATGTCACATGAACAGAAAAAATCCTACATACTAATGTTAGATGAAAAAATAGGAACAACTAATGCAATTGAACACAACCGGATCTCCGAGACGCTTATTCTGATTTTCCGCGTAATTATTGAGCAAATATGAATAAATGCATATAAGTTTATCTATATCTATAGTTGAAACCTGATTCTCGTGTCTCGCTATATTCTTCTCTGTAAAACTTAAGCATACGACCATAAGTAGGTATATGCATATTCATCTATGTGCATATTGCATAAATTCTGTTCATATTCATCTTCGAACGGAAAAGATTgcaaatttcatttaatttcctGGAAAGATCACGAAATTGAAGCTTCATTCGAGCTTCTGGTTAACATTAATGAATTTTCACAACGAAACATCGAAGATCATCCAAAAGCTAGAATTTACACATAAACAGCGTTCGATTGGAGTAATAAAAATGACGATTACGTATAGTCTAAATTAACTAAAAAAATTAGTTAAAGCTGAAATTAACAGGAGAATTAATCAACCAAAAGAACAGGAAATAAACTCAAAATTGAATTAATTAATACTTCTATAAACGAAGACCTCTAAGAAAAGAGTAATGAATTGATTAATTACCTgaaaacaagaacaaaaatgaGTTAAGCAGCAACGGAAGTGAACTTCAGCTGTATAGAGAGAAATGAGCGAGTTTTAGAGAGAGAAACTGAGTCTGGAAAATGGAACTGGAGAAGAAGGCAGAGAGGTTTTATCGTAGTAGTTGTGACTTGACAGGGGTAGTTTGGGAAAAGATGATGATTTACACTAACTGCTTCGTTTGTTTTGCAGCTCTCTTCCAAGATTCGGTCTAAATCCCGCTCTTCAAAGGGTATAAAGGTAATTGTGACTATAGTGGAGTCGGTTACGTATTTGTCAAGGCCTGATTCCGGATAGGATTTTGAGCGGGAAAAGTAACGACTTTGGCATTATGAATGAGCTTGTCACAGGTATACCCTTGATGAACTGTTAATTTACGAAAATGTCATCACCCTACATGCGCTTGTTCCCCTTTTTCATTTCAGGGTAGTATAACACTTATTCCACATTTCTACTCCACtagtttttaaaacattattaGTAATTAGAAAATTCTGTCTCTTTGatgttaaaagaaaatttggcAATATACCTTTTCTCTTTGACATaattttatcatgaaaatgGCTATAAGTTTATAGTATGACAAAGAGTGTTAACAATCGATCACttatttaaacaaaaattatatctgcatGACTAAGAAAAATATGATTGTCAGTTATGTTTTCGAGTACAAAAAACTCTAACTTGTTATCTTCAACTAGTGGGTGAGGCACTAATTAGtgagggaaaaataaaaagaaaaatatagaaTAACAAATTAGTTAGTTGTAGTAAAGGAATTAATTACAGAGTAGTGGGAATTTCTATATAAACGTGAAAGTATGAAGCATGAGTCGTAGATAAGTACAGTAGGAGCAATTATATGAATATGGGAGTAGGAAATACGAGATGGTTATACATTACTTCATCATGCAAAAATAAAATCGAAATAACAAATAATGACATCTTGTTTTAACACCAAACCCATTGCTCACGCATTATATATAGAAAGTTATAGTGAATTATGAAGTAAAACAACGGTCCAATAGAGCCTTGACCAAGTGAGTTAAGTGACTTTTTCCGGTCTCTTTCCATGCTGCGGTTAGTGAGGGCTGTTTGATTGCTAATATCGCTTGTATTGAAAGCTTATAGTTGGTGATAGTTGGTTTAGGAGAGTTCATGTTTTGGGTCATTGGAATCTAACTTGATTAGGACATTCTTTCATTTGGTAGGGATGCCATGATGGATACTTAAGAGAGTTTGCTTCACTGCTACAACTTTAACTAACTAGTTCCACTCGTTTCCAATCAAAAGGATGTCATTTGTTTGATGAATGCCATGATCCTCACAACTTTGCCCAAAACAAAGGACTTGTTTTTGGTTGTTAAGCGACCTGGTTGTCTAGTATCTCTTACTTGAACCATTAACCATATAATAATGTTTGATCTTCCTCCTCTTTTTACATCTAGGCCATTCTCTACACAAATTCCAAATGCACGTCAATAGTTTTTGGTAGATAGGAACGCGCCCATAAGATTACCTTGCTTTTCCATTTCAATCATAATCAACAGAAACTGATAGGTGAAGTTGTGAACTAGGGCAACAAATGAACAATGGACAATGTTTTACAATAAAGTTGAACTCCAgccaattgattgcaaaaatcaGAAACGCTTATTACTTGGGCCATATTTAGATTACATGATGAAGTAGAGGAGCTTTTTTAACCTATCTTGCCATGCTTCTTCTATTTTATGGGCTAAGAAAGAATAATCTTTACTTGACAAATGCCAAAAGCCTATTTTTACAAACAGATAGACGAGAAAATAATACAGATCACCCAACTTGCCTAGAGACTGACTGTCATTCTGATGCTTTCAAGTTTCAGCTTCTAGCATATATTCTCTTTCACTTCTGATCCTGATGATACAGATACGCCGAGTGCTTCACTGTGCATTTATTTCCTTTTGCAATTTACTAATTAATGAATTATTTTAAGGATTATAAACAGCTCTTCACATTCATTTACATTTCCGTGATCAGTAAACCATTATCACCACGAGTTTGATAAACAATGAATAATCACAAGCTACCGATTTAGCACCTTGAGAGACCTTATGTTGATGGACCTGATGACTTTTTCCTGGTCAGTGAGAGTATGGCGGAAGTGGCAGCGATGTCCGTAAGGGCAGTGGTCACCATTCAGCACCATGCGACACACCTCTGTCTTGTACCGTGGGTGGCGAATTACAGGGCGAAGCTCCTGAATTCCATGAGCAAATTGGCAGTGGTCTCCATATGGGCATGCCCCAGTTTCTTGCCATTTGTTGCAGAGTTCAGTCTTGAACATGCCTTGATTGTAGACCTCCAGTTCAAGTGGCTGCTCTTCCTTTTTCCCTCCTCGCACGAAGACCTTATGCTACATTCATATTGTCACTGAAATACATCAGTTTACTAATTAAGAACCACCCTGCAGACAATAAGCAGTCGCGGTATATGATGGGGTCCTTTGTGCTCATGACCATGACATAAATCCTCATCATATGTGTAAAGAAAAAGAGGCAAACAAAACCAGTGCACCTATCTTTCACAAGTCCAAGAAGCAGAAAAAAGAGCTAAATTTTCTCTTGCACACGTTAAATTTGGACCACATAAGGCATAAAGAAGATTGCACATCGTCTTTGATAGCCATGTCCCCTAATACAAGGGAGAGATAACCAAGAAGGAACAAGAGAAAGATCAGAAAAGAAAAGCCAAAAGTATCTTACTGAAGCTCCCAAGTCCTAAGGAACTCGAGTAATGCAATTCAATTAATTAGCTCTAGTTAAGATTGATCTCTTGACCGCAGATGCTAATCCCAAGATTTAATTCGAGAGAGTTGCAAGAATGGCAATAAGTAATTATCAAAGCATAGCAGAGTAGAGAAACGCTGGGATAAAATCAGTAAACCAGACAGCAAAATTTACCGTGTCATCCCAGATTTTGCTACGGTTCTGTACCTTATTTACCTTCCCGCCACCATTCCCACCAGGTTGAACCGGCTTCAAGTATCCAGTGGACCGAATCGATATGCTCTTGGGCAACAGAATCCTGCCCGGGGTCCCTTCCCCACTCCCTTCTACTCCACCAGATTCCATCACACTCGTCGGACTCGGACTGTCCCCATCAGCCGCCGGGCCACTCCAAGCATTCCCCTCATTAACTCCAGCTCCATCCGCCAAACTCATCCTACTCAACCCATTCAACAAAGAATCCACATTCAAACCCGGGTCCACACCCGAGAACCCGAACGATGCGGCGTACTCCGACGTGGCTTTGATCAACAATCCCAACCGATTGGTCAACTCAGCATTGACCATTTTCAGATTAATGTTCTCTTGCCGGAGTGCTTGGGCTTGCTTGGCGGCCTCTTTCATGTAAGAAAGCACGGTGTTTTGGCGGTCCACGAGGTCCTGATGGTGGTGCAGGTCTGTTAGCAAATCAGATTGATGCAAGCGTGACGCCATCATTATTTCCTTTTCGTACGTCGTGAACTCTCCGCCGTCTGATTCGTAATTGAGAAATGACGGCGATGGTGATGGCGATCGGGAAATGTCGTTGTAGCTTAAGTTCCTCCTGATATTGCTTGTTCCTCCATGAACCGATGTTTTCGAGCTTTCTTTCTCCATCTTCCTctccccccct
This portion of the Coffea eugenioides isolate CCC68of chromosome 11, Ceug_1.0, whole genome shotgun sequence genome encodes:
- the LOC113752565 gene encoding zinc finger CCCH domain-containing protein 15 — translated: MEMEKEISKTGQRGGRTARNDVSFNNIPLPPASPPLPFITYPGDIGLAPYRLSELEIRMMMSRLRHSDMLTDLHHHQELIDRQYTVLSYMEETAKEAQALRQENISLKMINAELTNRLSLLLRATSEYAASVELSGLGLGPGSDMSSVLHGLDKMSLGDGVNEDRRNRGDGVEGAGENTSQDTMVDTDLAEGSENDEVNRVSLPKSISVRSDRKLKTVQTGGSSEGQIYKQRVYVPGSEKEKQTVELEVYNQGMFKTELCNKWQETGECPYGENCQFAHGIKELRPVLRHPRYKTEVCRMVLSGDHCPYGHRCHFRHTLTDEEKLIRSMNIRPLKPLNR
- the LOC113754081 gene encoding zinc finger CCCH domain-containing protein 15-like, which produces MEKESSKTSVHGGTSNIRRNLSYNDISRSPSPSPSFLNYESDGGEFTTYEKEIMMASRLHQSDLLTDLHHHQDLVDRQNTVLSYMKEAAKQAQALRQENINLKMVNAELTNRLGLLIKATSEYAASFGFSGVDPGLNVDSLLNGLSRMSLADGAGVNEGNAWSGPAADGDSPSPTSVMESGGVEGSGEGTPGRILLPKSISIRSTGYLKPVQPGGNGGGKVNKVQNRSKIWDDTHKVFVRGGKKEEQPLELEVYNQGMFKTELCNKWQETGACPYGDHCQFAHGIQELRPVIRHPRYKTEVCRMVLNGDHCPYGHRCHFRHTLTDQEKVIRSINIRSLKVLNR